One Falco peregrinus isolate bFalPer1 chromosome 6, bFalPer1.pri, whole genome shotgun sequence DNA segment encodes these proteins:
- the LOC101924858 gene encoding rab-like protein 2A isoform X3, with product MHASYYHKAHACIMVFDVQRKVTYKNLNSWYKELREFRPEIPCIVVANKIDADMKVTQKSFNFARKFSLPFYFVSAADGTNVVKLFNDAIKLAVAYKQNSGDFMDEVMQELESFDLQKKSENLSDKEESCPEEKPPSA from the exons ATGCATGCATCCTATTACCATAAGGCTCACGCTTGTATCATG GTGTTTGATGTGCAGCGGAAAGTCACCTACAAGAACTTAAACAGCTGGTACAAGGAGCTGAGAGAATTTCGCCCAGAGATTCCTTGCATTGTGGTGGCCAACAAAATTGATG CGGATATGAAGGTGACCCAGAAAAGCTTCAACTTTGCCCGGAAGTTCAGTTTGCCCTTTTACTTTGTGTCTGCTGCAGATGGCACCAATGTGGTGAAG CTCTTCAATGACGCTATCAAACTGGCAGTTGCTTACAAACAGAATTCGGGAGATTTCATGGACGAGGTCATGCAAGAACTGGAG AGCTTTGACCTGCAGAAGAAGAGTGAGAATTTGTCAGATAAAGAGGAGAGCTGCCCTGAAGAGAAGCCCCCATCTGCCTAA